In the Pseudonocardia sediminis genome, CAGCACGCGGTAGGCCCCGGCCGGGAGCCGGTCCCGCGCGACCCCGCAGCCCGGCACCGAGCCCAGGCCGCTCCAGGTGACCGCGAACGCGACCGGCTGTCCGGGCACGAGGGTGCGCAGGTCGTCCGAGGCCGGGTTGGAGCAGTCGTTGCTCGACCAGAGCCTGTTCTTGCCGTCGCCGCTCCAGACCACGATCTCCTGCAGCGTGCCGTCGAGGTCGCGGACGCAGGCCTGACCGCTGACGTTCGTGACGACCAGGCGCAGCACCGGGCGTGCGCCGACCTTGTACTCCGGCTGCCCGACCTCGGCGCCGACCTTGATCATCCTGTCGGTGCAGGGCGGCGGGCCGGTGGGCGGGGAGGGACCCGACGGCGGTACGACGACGGCGGGGCGCGGTGTGTCGTCGGGCCGCACGGTCTCGTCCACCGGGCCCGCGTTCGGGGACGCGGGCCCGGTGGACGAACCTGTCGCCGCCCCGGCGGGGGGAGCACCGGCGAGGCCGGGCGTACCGGGGGCGGCAGGTGTCACCGACGCGGGGGACGTCGGCGGGGCCGGGTTCACCGGCCCGGAAGCGGGGGTCCCGGCGGCGGGGGTACCGCCGGTCTGTCGGTTCTGGTCGGCCGGGTTCTGTTGCTCGATCTGGGCGGCGCGGTCGGTGGAGGAGTCGTCGGCCGGTGGCAGGATCAGTGCCGTCGCGAGCCAGAGCAGCCCGAACAGGCCGAGCAGCGTCGCACCGACCGCCAGCATCCGACGACGCCAGTACACCGACGCCGGTAGCGGTCCTACCGGGTCCATCACGTGACTCACGGTAGGTCGTCCATTACGGATAGTCGCGACGACGCACCGGGCTCCGAGCAGCGGGCGCAGGTCCACCCTTCTGATCGACACCCGCCGTCCCGTCCGTGTCGGATACGTCGGCGCCGGACCCACCGCCATCGCCCGTCACCTGCAGGAACAGCGCCACCCCGGTGTCGTTCACGCTCCGGTGCCGCGACCGCACACGCACCGTGGCGCCGTACGTCCCGGACGCCGGGCCCGCGTGTGCCCGGCGCATGGAACGCGGGCCGACCGGGTACGGGGCCCGGCCGGTTCACGGGCGGACGCGACGGCGAGAATGGGGCCGTGTCGTCCCCGCTGGCCGATCTCGTCCTCCCCTGGTTCCGCGCCGAAGCCCGGGACCTGCCGTGGCGCCGCCCGGAGACGACGCCGTGGGGCGTGCTCGTCAGCGAGTTCATGCTCCAGCAGACGCCGGTGAACCGCGTCGAGCCGATCTGGAACGTGTGGATGCAGCGCTGGCCGCGACCGTCGGACCTGGCCGCGGCGCCGCGCGCGGACGTGCTGCGGGCCTGGGGCAAGCTCGGCTACCCCCGCCGCGCGATCCGGCTGCACGACGCCGCCGCGGCGATCGCGGAGCAGCACGGCGACGAGGTCCCCTCCGACGTCGACGCCCTGGAGGCGCTGCCCGGCGTCGGCTCCTACACCGCGCGCGCCGTCGCCGCGTTCGGCTACGGGCTGCGCGCGCCGGTGGTGGACACCAACGTCCGGCGGGTGGTGGCCCGCGCGGTGCACGGGGCGGGCGACGCCGGCCCGGCCCGGGTCCGCGCCGACCTCGCCGACGTCGACGCGCTGCTCCCGCCCGACGACGACTCCGCGGCCGTCGTGTCGGCCGGGCTGATGGAGCTCGGCGCCGTCGTCTGCACCGCCCGGACGCCGCACTGCGGGCTCTGCCCGGCGTCGTCGGTGTGCGCGTGGGTGGCCAACGGGCGCCCGGCTTACGACGGCCCGCGCAAGCCCGTGCAGGGCTTCGCCGGGACCGACCGTCAGGTCCGCGGCAAGCTTCTCGACGTGCTGCGCGACTCCCCCGGCCCGGTGCCCCGCGCCGCGCTCGACGCCGTCTGGTCCGACGCCGGGCAGCGCGACCGCTGCCTGGACTCCCTGCTGGTCGACGGCCTGTGCGAGCAGACCGACGACGGCCGCTTCGCACTGCCCGCCTGACCCGGTGCCGCACTACGTCCGGCTCCGGCTCGACGACGACGCCGTCGCCGCCCTGAGCGGGTTGCGGGCACGACTCACGGCGGCCGGTGTCGACGCCCCGCCGGCCGGGCACCGGCCGGACGTCACGGTGGCCGCGACGGCGACCGTCCCGCGCGCGGCCCGGGACGCCCTGGTCGCCGAGCTGCGCCTCGTCGCGCTGCCCGCGTTGTGGCTGGCCACGCTCGGTTCGGTCACGGGCGACGACGAGCGTCTCGTGCTCGCCGCCGTCACCGATCCGGAGGTACTGGCCGTGCACATCGCCGTGCACGACGTGCTGGCCGGCCGGGTGCGCTCGCCGTTCGCCGCGCACCTGCCGGGCTCGTGGCTGCCGCACGTCGTCCTCGCCCGGTCCCGCCCGGCGGAGGCGTTCGCGCTGCTGCACCCGGTCGGCCCGATCCGGGCCCGGATCACGGCCGTCGAGCTGCACGACACCCGCTCCGGGGAGACCGACACCCTCGCCTGATCGTCATCGCCTCGCAGAACCACGCGTGCGGGTCCTCCAACGCCGAGATCGGCACCGTGCACCTGGGCCTGGGGCTCCTCGACGAGGCCGAGTCCTCCCTGGCCGGGGGCGTGTTCCGGGCCCTCGGTGTCTCGGTGGAGACGGCACGGCGGACCCTCACCACGACCCTGCCGGCTCCGGCCAAGGATCTCCCCTCGCTCATCCCGTTCGACTCCGCGGCCAAGAAGGCACTGGAGCTGACGTTCCGCGAGGCGCTGCGGCTGGGCCACAACTACGTCGTACGGAACACATCCTGCTCGCGCTGCTCGAGCTGGAGGACGGGAAGGGCCCGCTGACCGGGCTCGGCCTCGACCGCGCCGCGGCCGACGAGCAGGTGCGCATCGAGGTCGAGAAGGCCCGGGTCCGGGCCGAGGGCTGACCCGCGGTCCCCGGATGATCGGCGCGCCGGCAGCGAACGGCACCGGATCCGGCGGGATCCGCTGCCACGACGGCGATCATGTCCGGGCCAGCAGATCGTGCACGGCGTCCAGGTAGGCCTCCGGCGCGGCCGCGTGCACGAGGTGTCCCGTCCCCTCGATCCTCAGATGCCGGGCGCCGGGGATCCGCGCCGCCACGGCCGCGAGCTGCCCGGGCGGGGTGATCGACTGCCCGGCCTCGATCAGCAGCGTCGGGATCCGGGCCGCGGCGAGCGCCTCGACCGCGTCCCGGTGTGCCGTCCGGGTCCAGTGCGCGGCGATCGTCGTCGCGTCCGTGACGTCGGTGAGCAGGTGGTAGCCGTCGGCGCGCTCGACGACGCACTCGGACATGTAGTCACCGGCCTCCGGGTAGGGGTGCCCGAACGCCTCGCGCACCGCGGCGAGGGACGGCTGCGGCTGCGGGATCGCGGAGAACCAGGCGTGCATGTCGTCGACGGTGTGCGGGGACAGGCCGGTCAGGTCGACGGCCATGTCCTCCACGACCAGCGCGCGGACCAGGTCCGGGCGCGCGGCGGCGGCGAGCAGTGCATGCAGCCCGCCCATCGAGTGCCCGATCAGCGCGACCGGCCCGGCGTCGAGCCCCTCGACGAGCTCGACGACGTCGGCGGCCATCCGCTGCGGGTCCCACGCGTCGGTCGCGGGGCGCTCGGACCGGCCGTGCCCCCGGGCGTCGAGGCCCAGCACCCGCCCGTGCCGGGTCAGCTCGCGCGCGACCGGCCACCACGTCGTCGCCCGCCCCATCAGTCCGTGCAGGAGCACGACCGGGGTTCCGTCGCCACCGAACTCGACGACCTCCAGGGCCACACCGTCCGAGCTCCGCACCGTCCGCCGCACGCGGCTAGCGTAGGGGGCATGGCTGTTGTGAAGATCAATGCGATCGAGGTCCCCGAGGGCCAGGGCCCCGAGCTGGAGCGCCGCTTCGCCCACCGTCTGGGTGCGGTGGACGGTCAGCCCGGCTTCCTGGGCTTCCAGATGCTGCGGCCGGTCTCCGGTGACGAGCGCTACTTCATCGTCACCCAGTGGGAGTCCGACGAGGCGTTCCACAACTGGATGAAGGGCGACGGCGTCGCCGCGCACTCCGGTGAGCGCGCCCGCCCGGTCGGGTCGGGGTCGTCCGTGCTGGAGTTCGAGGTCGTCGACCTCGAGGAGATCGCGAAGCAGTCGGCGGGGTCCTGATCACCGACACCACCCCGGTCCCGGCGGAGGATCTCGACGCGGCGGCGGGGCTGTTGCGCTCCGCCGACGCGGTGCTGGTCTGCGCCGGGGCCGGCATGGGCGTGGACTCCGGGCTGCCCGACTTCCGGGGACACGAGGGTTTCTGGCGCGCCTATCCGGCCTACCGCGGGCTCGGCCTGGGCTTCCAGGACCTGGCCGGGCCCGTCCACTTCGTCGACGATCCGCCGCTGGCCTGGGGCTTCTACGGCCACCGCATGCAGCTCTACCGGACGACGGTGCCGCACTCCGGGTTCGACGTCCTGCTGCGCTGGTCGCGGCGGTGGCCGGCGCGGGTGTTCACGTCGAACGTCGACGGGCAGTTCCAGCGCGCCGGGTTCGACGCCTCCGACGTCGCCGAGGTGCACGGCACGATCCACCACCTGCAGTGCCTCGCCGAGTGCGGCGAGCCGGTATGGCGGGCCGACGACGTCGAGGTGGACGTCGACGAGACGACCATGCGCGCGGTCGGCGCCCTGCCGTCCTGCCCGCGCTGCGGTTCGCTGGCCCGGCCCAACATCCTGATGTTCGGTGACCTGGCGTGGGACGACCGCGAGATCGGGCCCCGCCTGCAACGGCACGTCGCCTGGCTGCGCGAGCTGCGCCGCGACGGCGCCCGCCTCGCCGTCGTCGAGCTCGGAGCGGGGACAGCGGTGCCCACCGTGCGCCGTCAGTCGGAGCTGGCCGCCGCCTCGTCCGGCGCCCTGGTGCGGATCAACGTCCGCGAACCCGAGGTCCGCCACGGCCACGGAGTGGGCCTCGCCGCGCCCGCCGCCGCCACCCTCGCGGCCCTCGACGCCGCGCTGGAGCACCCCGGAACGTGAACGAGCGGCACCCTCGTCGGAAAGGTTCCGACGAGGGTGCCGCTCGCTGGGAGCATGCTCAGCTGGGGACGGACGTGTTGTCCGGGACCACGATGCCGGGCAGGTCGGACAGCGCGGCCAGGCTCGCGGCCTGGACGTGCGCGGCCGGGACGTCCTCGTTTCCGTTCGGCAGCGAGCGGGTCGCGGTCGCGGCGGCGACGACGGTCGGGGCGAAGCCCAGGCTGAAGCCGCTGCGTGCCGTCGAGTTGATGCACATGTGCGTCATGAACCCGGCCAGGACCAGGTTCTGGATGTCGCCGAGCTGCGCCTGCAGGTCGGTGCCCACGAACGAGCTGGGGAAGTTCTTGATGATGATCGACTCGCCGTCGCGCGGGGCGACGGAGGAGTGGATCGCGCCGATGTCGGCCTTCACGTCGTAGGGCGAGCCCTCGCCGGCGTCGTGCTGGATGTGGATCACCTTGGCGCCGGCCGATCGGGCCCGGTCGAGCAGGGTCGCCGCCTCCTCGAGGGCGGGCTCGACGTTGTCGAGCTTCATGATCCCCTCGGTGTAGGTGTTCTGGAGGTCGACCATGATCAGAGCGGACTCGGACAGCGGCGCCGGCGTGGCCGGCAGCCCCATCAGTCCGCGCAGGGTGTGCAGGTCGGACATGTGTGCGGTCTCCTTCGACACGCTGGTGGGCCGCGTGCTCACACGCGACCCGGGACGCCGAACGGGCCCGGGGCTTCACTCGCCCCGGGCCCGTTCGGTGCTACGTCACTTGCCTTCCATCGCCCGGTACTCGTCGTCGGTGAACAGCCGGGAGCGGATCAGGAACCGGACGCCCTCCGGCGCCTCGACCGAGAACCCGCTGCCGCGGCCCTTCACGACGTCCACCGTGAGGTGGGTGTGCTTCCAGTACTCGAACTGGTCCGCCGCCATGTAGAAACCGATGGTCTTCTCCAGCCCGGGGACCGAGAGGTCCCCGAGATGGACGTCGGACGCACCGGTCTTGAAGTCCCCGTCCGGGTAGCACATCGGAGCACTGCCGTCACAGCAGCCACCGGACTGGTGGAACATCAGCGGACCGTGGATGTCGGTCATCTTCACCAGCAGCTCGGCCGCCGCCGGAGTGAGCGTCACCCGCTCGGTGCCACCGGGCACCTCCGGTACCTCGGTGGCGGTCGAGTCCTGGCTCATCAGAAGAAGCCCTGGGCGTTCTGCGAGTAGCTCACCAGCAGGTTCTTGGTCTGCTGGTAGTGGTCGAGCATCATCTTGTGGTTCTCGCGACCCACACCGGAGTTCTTGTAACCGCCGAACGCCGCGTGCGCCGGGTAGGCGTGGTAGTTGTTCACCCACACCCGGCCGGCCTGGATGTCGCGGCCGGCGCGGTAGGCGACGCCGCCGTCACGCGACCAGACGGCCGAGCCGAGGCCGTACAGCGTGTCGTTGGCGATCTTGATGGCGTCGTCGTAGTCGGTGAAGCGGGCCACCGACACGACCGGCCCGAAGATCTCCTCCTGGAAGACCCGCATCGAGTTGTTGCCCTCGAACACGGTCGGCTGGATGTAGTAGCCGCCGGCGAGCTCGCCACCGAGGTCGGCCTTGCCACCACCGGTGAGGACCTTGGCGCCCTCCTGCCGGCCGATGTCGATGTAGGACAGGATCTTCTCGAACTGGTCGTTCGAGGCCTGCGCACCGATCATCGTCTCGGTGTCGAGCGGGTGGCCCTGCTTGATCTGCTCGGTGCGCTTGACGGCCTGCTGCAGGAAGTCGTCGTAGATGCCGCCCTGGATGAGCGCGCGCGACGGGCAGGTGCAGACCTCGCCCTGGTTGAGGGCGAACATCGCGAAGCCCTCGAGCGCCTTGTCGTAGAACGCGTCGTTCTGCGAGGCGACGTCGTCGAAGAAGATGTTGGGGCTCTTGCCGCCGAGCTCCAGCGTGACCGGGATCAGGTTCTCCGACGCGTACTGCATGATCAGTCGGCCGGTCGTGGTCTCACCGGTGAACGCGATCTTGCGGATGCGCTTGTTCGAGGCCAGCGGCTTGCCCGCCTCGACGCCGAAGCCGTTGACGATGTTCAGCACGCCCGGGGGCAGCAGGTCGCCGATGACGTCCATCAGGACGTGGATCGAGGCCGGGGTCTGCTCGGCCGGCTTCAGCACGACCGCGTTGCCGGCGGCCAGGGCCGGGGCCAGCTTCCAGATCGCCATCAGGATCGGGAAGTTCCACGGGATGATCTGGCCGACGACGCCCAGGGGCTCGTGGAAGTGGTAGGCGACGAGGTCCTCGTCGATCTGGGAGATGCTGCCTTCCTGCGAGCGGATCGCACCGGCGAAGTAGCGCAGGTGGTCGATCGCGAGCGGGATGTCGGCGACCAGGGTCTCGCGGCAGGCCTTGCCGTTCTCCCAGCTCTCCGCGATGGCGATCATCTCGAGGTTCGCCTCGATGCGGTCGGCCATCTTGTTGAGGATGTTGGCGCGCTCGGTGACCGAGGTCTTGCCCCAGGCCGGTGCCGCGCCCCAGGCCGCGTCGAGAGCCTTCTCGACGTCCTCGGCGGTGCCGCGCGCGACCTCGGTGAAGACCTCACCGGTGATCGGCGTCGGGTTCTCGAAGTACTGGCCCTTGACCGGCGCCACGTACTCGCCACCGATGTAGTGGTCGTAACGGGGCTTGAAAGTGACAACGCTGTCCGGCTGGCCGGGAGCCGCGTACTTGGCCATCTTCGGATCCTCCATACGTCGGGATGCACGTCAGTGCTTGCACGTGACGCCCGACACTAGAAAGGCCGGGGTTGCAACCGCGTTGCACGCAGATGCGAATCCTCACCTGAGGGGTAGGGCCGCAGCAGCGGATCAAGCTCAGGATTGCCTCAGTTCATGATCTAGGGGATGCTCGGAGGACAGCGGGGAGGGGGGCCGGGTGCTGTGCTCGACGCCGGCACCGGGCGAACCACCCTTCGTCGACACGGGAGCGATGTGGCTCAGGGCCGAAGTGCACGACCCGCGGGGGACGTCGACCGCGACCACGCGACGAGGACCACCCGTTCGCGCAACGTCGACCGGCTCGCCCGCACGCGTGAGGCCGTCCTGTCCCGGGACGCGACCGACGACGGGCCCCGTGAGGTCGTCTCGGAGTCCTGGCAGCGGTCGCTGGCCGCGCACGTCGACCCGGAGCACGGACGCCCGTGGCACGCCTTCGAGCGCCGCGAGGTCGACGACCTGCGGGAGGGGCACCCGCTCTCCCCGGTGCTGCCGCTGCTGCGCGACACCCTGGTCGCGATCGCCGACCAGGCCCACCACATGATGATCGTGACCGACGCCCAGGGACACATCCTGTGGCGCGAGGGCGAGCGTGACGTGCTGCGCCGCGCCGAGCAGGTGGAGCTCGTGGAGGGCACCCGCTGGAGCGAGGAGTCGATCGGCACGAACGCGATGGGCACCGCGCTGGCCGCCGACTCCCCCGTCCAGATCCACTCGGCCGAGCACCTGGTCCGCACCTACCACCAGTGGACGTGCGCGGCCGCCCCGATCCACGACCCGGACACCGGCGAGACGATCGGCGCGGTGGACGTCACCGGTCCGCTGAGCACGTTCCACCCGACGACGATGTCGCTGGTCGTGGCCGCGGCCCGGCTCGCGGAGAACCACCTGACCAGCCGGATGGCGCTGCGCGACGAGGTGTTCCGGGCCCGGAACCTGCCGCACCTGGCCGGGCTCGGTGACGCCCCGGGCGCGCTGCTCTCCTCCCGCGGACGGGTGCTGGCCGCGCAGCCGCTGGGCTGGGTCAGCGACCGCGTGGTGCTCCCGCACGAGGGGGACCGCGTGATCCTCGGCGAGGACACCGAGGGCGTCCTGGAGCCGCTGGCCGAGGGGTACCTGCTCCGCGTGCTGCGCCCCGGCGGTCGTCGGTGGGCGTCGCTGTCGATGCCGTTCCTCGGTGCGCAGCGCCCCGTCGTGTGGCTGGACGGGCGCGCGGTGCGGCTGAGCCTGCGCCACGCCGAGCTGCTCACCCTGCTCGCTCTGCACCCGGAGGGCCTGACCGCGGACCGTCTGGCCACCGCCC is a window encoding:
- a CDS encoding MucR family transcriptional regulator, with amino-acid sequence MMDPVGPLPASVYWRRRMLAVGATLLGLFGLLWLATALILPPADDSSTDRAAQIEQQNPADQNRQTGGTPAAGTPASGPVNPAPPTSPASVTPAAPGTPGLAGAPPAGAATGSSTGPASPNAGPVDETVRPDDTPRPAVVVPPSGPSPPTGPPPCTDRMIKVGAEVGQPEYKVGARPVLRLVVTNVSGQACVRDLDGTLQEIVVWSGDGKNRLWSSNDCSNPASDDLRTLVPGQPVAFAVTWSGLGSVPGCGVARDRLPAGAYRVLTRLGPVISDPAPFLLS
- a CDS encoding A/G-specific adenine glycosylase, which codes for MSSPLADLVLPWFRAEARDLPWRRPETTPWGVLVSEFMLQQTPVNRVEPIWNVWMQRWPRPSDLAAAPRADVLRAWGKLGYPRRAIRLHDAAAAIAEQHGDEVPSDVDALEALPGVGSYTARAVAAFGYGLRAPVVDTNVRRVVARAVHGAGDAGPARVRADLADVDALLPPDDDSAAVVSAGLMELGAVVCTARTPHCGLCPASSVCAWVANGRPAYDGPRKPVQGFAGTDRQVRGKLLDVLRDSPGPVPRAALDAVWSDAGQRDRCLDSLLVDGLCEQTDDGRFALPA
- a CDS encoding 2'-5' RNA ligase family protein, whose amino-acid sequence is MPHYVRLRLDDDAVAALSGLRARLTAAGVDAPPAGHRPDVTVAATATVPRAARDALVAELRLVALPALWLATLGSVTGDDERLVLAAVTDPEVLAVHIAVHDVLAGRVRSPFAAHLPGSWLPHVVLARSRPAEAFALLHPVGPIRARITAVELHDTRSGETDTLA
- a CDS encoding Clp protease N-terminal domain-containing protein, with the protein product MGTVHLGLGLLDEAESSLAGGVFRALGVSVETARRTLTTTLPAPAKDLPSLIPFDSAAKKALELTFREALRLGHNYVVRNTSCSRCSSWRTGRAR
- a CDS encoding alpha/beta fold hydrolase — translated: MRRTVRSSDGVALEVVEFGGDGTPVVLLHGLMGRATTWWPVARELTRHGRVLGLDARGHGRSERPATDAWDPQRMAADVVELVEGLDAGPVALIGHSMGGLHALLAAAARPDLVRALVVEDMAVDLTGLSPHTVDDMHAWFSAIPQPQPSLAAVREAFGHPYPEAGDYMSECVVERADGYHLLTDVTDATTIAAHWTRTAHRDAVEALAAARIPTLLIEAGQSITPPGQLAAVAARIPGARHLRIEGTGHLVHAAAPEAYLDAVHDLLART
- a CDS encoding antibiotic biosynthesis monooxygenase family protein, whose translation is MAVVKINAIEVPEGQGPELERRFAHRLGAVDGQPGFLGFQMLRPVSGDERYFIVTQWESDEAFHNWMKGDGVAAHSGERARPVGSGSSVLEFEVVDLEEIAKQSAGS
- a CDS encoding SIR2 family NAD-dependent protein deacylase produces the protein MGVDSGLPDFRGHEGFWRAYPAYRGLGLGFQDLAGPVHFVDDPPLAWGFYGHRMQLYRTTVPHSGFDVLLRWSRRWPARVFTSNVDGQFQRAGFDASDVAEVHGTIHHLQCLAECGEPVWRADDVEVDVDETTMRAVGALPSCPRCGSLARPNILMFGDLAWDDREIGPRLQRHVAWLRELRRDGARLAVVELGAGTAVPTVRRQSELAAASSGALVRINVREPEVRHGHGVGLAAPAAATLAALDAALEHPGT
- a CDS encoding cysteine hydrolase family protein yields the protein MSDLHTLRGLMGLPATPAPLSESALIMVDLQNTYTEGIMKLDNVEPALEEAATLLDRARSAGAKVIHIQHDAGEGSPYDVKADIGAIHSSVAPRDGESIIIKNFPSSFVGTDLQAQLGDIQNLVLAGFMTHMCINSTARSGFSLGFAPTVVAAATATRSLPNGNEDVPAAHVQAASLAALSDLPGIVVPDNTSVPS
- a CDS encoding DUF779 domain-containing protein; protein product: MSQDSTATEVPEVPGGTERVTLTPAAAELLVKMTDIHGPLMFHQSGGCCDGSAPMCYPDGDFKTGASDVHLGDLSVPGLEKTIGFYMAADQFEYWKHTHLTVDVVKGRGSGFSVEAPEGVRFLIRSRLFTDDEYRAMEGK
- a CDS encoding aldehyde dehydrogenase family protein — translated: MAKYAAPGQPDSVVTFKPRYDHYIGGEYVAPVKGQYFENPTPITGEVFTEVARGTAEDVEKALDAAWGAAPAWGKTSVTERANILNKMADRIEANLEMIAIAESWENGKACRETLVADIPLAIDHLRYFAGAIRSQEGSISQIDEDLVAYHFHEPLGVVGQIIPWNFPILMAIWKLAPALAAGNAVVLKPAEQTPASIHVLMDVIGDLLPPGVLNIVNGFGVEAGKPLASNKRIRKIAFTGETTTGRLIMQYASENLIPVTLELGGKSPNIFFDDVASQNDAFYDKALEGFAMFALNQGEVCTCPSRALIQGGIYDDFLQQAVKRTEQIKQGHPLDTETMIGAQASNDQFEKILSYIDIGRQEGAKVLTGGGKADLGGELAGGYYIQPTVFEGNNSMRVFQEEIFGPVVSVARFTDYDDAIKIANDTLYGLGSAVWSRDGGVAYRAGRDIQAGRVWVNNYHAYPAHAAFGGYKNSGVGRENHKMMLDHYQQTKNLLVSYSQNAQGFF
- a CDS encoding helix-turn-helix domain-containing protein codes for the protein MAQGRSARPAGDVDRDHATRTTRSRNVDRLARTREAVLSRDATDDGPREVVSESWQRSLAAHVDPEHGRPWHAFERREVDDLREGHPLSPVLPLLRDTLVAIADQAHHMMIVTDAQGHILWREGERDVLRRAEQVELVEGTRWSEESIGTNAMGTALAADSPVQIHSAEHLVRTYHQWTCAAAPIHDPDTGETIGAVDVTGPLSTFHPTTMSLVVAAARLAENHLTSRMALRDEVFRARNLPHLAGLGDAPGALLSSRGRVLAAQPLGWVSDRVVLPHEGDRVILGEDTEGVLEPLAEGYLLRVLRPGGRRWASLSMPFLGAQRPVVWLDGRAVRLSLRHAELLTLLALHPEGLTADRLATALYGDAGNPVTVRAEMHRLRCHLDEGVIRTQPYRLHAGVDADFLDVRESLRSGRIRDAAEEAARGPLLPASEAPGVRAEREHLEASVRAAVVQRGDAEAMWALARTPEGREDTELVARLLRALPPTDPRHIELTTLRRP